In Camelina sativa cultivar DH55 chromosome 16, Cs, whole genome shotgun sequence, a single window of DNA contains:
- the LOC104751082 gene encoding alanine aminotransferase 2, mitochondrial-like gives MRRFLISQAKKGLVDHTTRRQHHQTRSFLSLLPPSFSANSPRAAPLVSLSRFMSSTSDMAASSDSTSSLPVTLDSINPKVLKCEYAVRGEIVNIAQKLQEDLKSNKDAYPFDEIIYCNIGNPQSLGQLPIRFFREVLALCDHSSLLDETETHGLFSTDSIDRAWKILDQIPGRATGAYSHSQGIKGLRDVIAAGIEARDSFPADPNDIFLTDGASPAVHMMMQLLLSSEKDGILCPIPQYPLYSASIALHGGSLVPYYLDEATGWGLEISDLKKQLEEARAKGITVRALVVINPGNPTGQVLAEENQRDIVNFCKQEGLVLLADEVYQENVYVPDKKFHSFKKVARSLGYGEKDMSLVSFQSVSKGYYGECGKRGGYMEVTGFTSDVREQIYKMASVNLCSNISGQILASLVMSPPKPGDDSYDSYMVERDGILSSMAKRAKTLEDALNNLEGVTCNRAEGAMYLFPRINLPHKAIEAAEAEKTAPDAFYCKRLLNATGVVVVPGSGFGQVPGTWHFRCTILPQEDKILAIVDRLTAFHKSFMDEFRD, from the exons ATGCGGAGATTTTTGATTAGCCAAGCTAAAAAAGGTCTTGTCGACCATACGACTCGTCGTCAACATCACCAAACtcgaagctttctctctcttcttcctccttcttttTCTGCTAATTCTCCTCGTGCTGCTCCTCTTGTTTCTCTGTCTCGTTTCATGAGTTCTACTTCGGACATGGCTGCTTCTTCTGATTCCACTTCTTCACTTCCCGTTACTCTTGACTCCATCAATCCCAAG GTTCTGAAATGTGAGTATGCTGTTCGTGGAGAAATCGTCAACATTGCTCAG AAGTTGCAAGAAGACTTGAAGTCTAATAAGGATGCTTACCCCTTCGATGAG ATCATCTATTGCAACATTGGAAATCCTCAATCACTTGGTCAGCTGCCTATAAGGTTCTTCCGAGAG GTTCTTGCGTTGTGTGATCATTCAAGCCTTTTGGATGAGACTGAAACACATGGTTTGTTCAG TACTGATTCAATTGACCGAGCATGGAAGATTTTGGATCAAATTCCTGGAAGAGCAACTGGTGCTTACAGTCACAGCCAG GGTATCAAGGGATTACGTGACGTTATTGCAGCTGGAATCGAAGCTCGTGATAGTTTCCCTGCTGAtccaaatgatattttcttgacTGATGGTGCAAGTCCAGCG GTTCACATGATGATGCAACTTCTCTTAAGCTCAGAGAAAGATGGTATCCTCTGTCCCATTCCTCAGTATCCACTGTACTCTGCTTCAATTGCCCTCCATGGTGGATCTTTG GTTCCATACTATTTAGATGAAGCAACAGGATGGGGACTGGAAATATCTGATCTTAAGAAGCAACTGGAGGAAGCTAGGGCGAAGGGCATCACTGTAAGAGCCTTGGTTGTGATAAACCCCGGTAACCCAACTGGGCAG GTTCTTGCGGAAGAAAACCAGCGTGACATTGTAAATTTCTGCAAGCAAGAGGGTTTAGTTCTTTTAGCTGACGAGGTCTACCAAGAAAATGTTTACGTCCCTGACAAAAAGTTCCATTCTTTCAAGAAAGTTGCTCGGTCTTTGGGCTACGGCGAAAAGGATATGTCCTTAGTCTCGTTCCAATCAGTCTCTAAAG GATACTATGGAGAATGTGGGAAAAGAGGAGGTTACATGGAGGTTACCGGATTCACATCTGATGTAAGAGAACAGATATACAAAATGGCTTCTGTGAATCTGTGTTCTAACATCTCTGGTCAAATTCTTGCTAGCCTTGTCATGAGCCCACCCAAG CCTGGTGATGACTCATATGACTCATACATGGTAGAAAGAGATGGAATTCTCTCATCCATGGCTAAACGTGCAAAG ACTTTGGAAGATGCTCTTAACAATTTAGAAGGCGTTACGTGTAACAGAGCCGAAGGAGCAATGTATCTCTTCCCACGAATTAATCTTCCTCACAAGGCGATTGAAGCTGCTGAGGCCGAAAAAACTGCGCCGGATGCGTTCTACTGCAAACGCCTTCTCAATGCTACTGGTGTAGTTGTAGTCCCTGGTTCTGGCTTTGGAcag GTTCCTGGAACATGGCACTTTAGATGCACAATACTTCCTCAAGAAGACAAGATTCTGGCGATAGTGGATCGTCTCACAGCGTTCCACAAGAGCTTCATGGACGAGTTCCGTGACTAG